A stretch of Henckelia pumila isolate YLH828 chromosome 4, ASM3356847v2, whole genome shotgun sequence DNA encodes these proteins:
- the LOC140866470 gene encoding uncharacterized protein isoform X1, giving the protein MAFLCRNYCLGTSQQLLNFLLKIITGKVMYSVNCTSSISILKKFYAEYNSKLLESSNYITKRQTIKLLGDILLDHSNSAVIPQLQVLSCGSIARAEFI; this is encoded by the exons ATGGCTTTCCTTTGCAGGAACTATTGTCTAGGCACAAGTCAACAGTTGCTGAATTTCTTGCTAAAAATTATAACTGGAAAAGTGATGTACTCAGTGAACTGCACGTCGTCAATAAGCATACTGAAGAAA TTCTATGCAGAGTATAATAGTAAGCTGCTTGAATCTTCCAACTATATCACTAAAAGGCAAACAATCAAG CTGCTGGGAGATATCTTGCTAGATCATTCAAATTCTGCTGTGATTCCGCAACTTCAAGTTTTAA GTTGTGGCAGTATTGCGAGAGCAGAGTTTATTTGA
- the LOC140866470 gene encoding degreening-related gene dee76 protein-like isoform X2 produces the protein MAFLCRNYCLGTSQQLLNFLLKIITGKVMYSVNCTSSISILKKFYAEYNSKLLESSNYITKRQTIKLLGDILLDHSNSAVIPQLQVLT, from the exons ATGGCTTTCCTTTGCAGGAACTATTGTCTAGGCACAAGTCAACAGTTGCTGAATTTCTTGCTAAAAATTATAACTGGAAAAGTGATGTACTCAGTGAACTGCACGTCGTCAATAAGCATACTGAAGAAA TTCTATGCAGAGTATAATAGTAAGCTGCTTGAATCTTCCAACTATATCACTAAAAGGCAAACAATCAAG CTGCTGGGAGATATCTTGCTAGATCATTCAAATTCTGCTGTGATTCCGCAACTTCAAGTTTTAA CTTGA
- the LOC140862359 gene encoding uncharacterized protein, with translation MIVTRENSSTILTVHRSPFTNVILSESLPKGVKIPNLLEFDGTGDPQDHIEKFYAKADLYDITDAAYCKIFRTTLSGKALTWFNKMSSESIANLEKLIQRFIQKFSIKKKYPKTAAYLFTILQKEGESLRDYVKKFTHAVHKVPHVNHDMLSGIMQQNLRPGRFKESIAGKSPDTLEELLFRAEKYIRIEETDELHSSRKRKRNEEYNEI, from the coding sequence ATGATTGTAACTAGAGAGAATTCGTCAACAATTTTGACTGTGCATCGGAGCCCATTTACTAATGTCATTTTATCTGAATCATTGCCTAAGGGAGTCAAAATCCCCAACCTACTTGAGTTCGATGGAACTGGTGATCCTCAAGATCATATTGAAAAATTCTATGCGAAAGCAGATTTATATGACATCACAGATGCGGCTTACTGCAAGATATTTCGAACAACGTTATCAGGGAAAGCTctcacatggttcaataagATGTCGTCTGAATCCATTGCCAACTTGGAGAAACTCATCCAGCGctttatccaaaaattctcaattaAAAAGAAATACCCAAAAACAGCAGCATACTTATTCACAATTCTTCAAAAAGAAGGAGAAAGTTTGCGAGACTATGTTAAGAAATTTACTCACGCGGTTCACAAAGTCCCACACGTGAACCACGATATGTTATCTGGAATAATGCAGCAGAACTTGCGTCCTGGAAGGTTCAAGGAATCTATAGCAGGAAAATCTCCGGACACCTTGGAGGAGTTGTTGTTTAGAGCGGAAAAATACATTCGCATCGAGGAAACTGATGAGTTGCACTCCTCGAGGAAAAGAAAACGAAACGAAGAATACAATGAAATATAA